The Pseudanabaena sp. PCC 6802 genomic interval ACACAGAACTAGCGATCGCTAATGGCAAGAGGTAAAAAGCTATGACCAGAAAGTACGAGCAGCTAGGTATTTTCGCGATCGCCCCGATAACGCCTGGTGTTGCTCCAGAACACAAACCCTTGCCCCCCGTGAGTTCCTGTGGCTGGATCGAACGTTATTGCGTTGTGCGATCGCATCGGGAGTATTGGTATTGGCGCTACTGCTATCGCGATGTAAACGGCAAAACCTGGCGCTTGCACGTCACAAACGATCGCATCTCAACGGTATCGTCAATGATCGCACAGCGTTACGCCCCTAAAGAGATCAGGAGATTCATCAAAGGTAAGCTGAGTCTAGCTCGATGTTCTGGGGCAAGCTAAGCAAACACCTTATTGAGACTGTCTCTCAGCTTGAGTGGATCGATACCGATGTAGCGCTGCACGACTTGCAGGTCTTTATGTCCCGTGATCTGCTGAATGGCATGTAGATCCATGCCATGCCGATACAACTGCGTGATAAACGAGCGGCGCAAGCTGTGGCCGGAGATGCCGCGATGTTCCATCCCAGCTTTTTCGACTGCCGTTCTCAGCCACTTATCGGCAGCGCTCCAGGTGATCGGCAAACCCTCGTGAATCCGAGATGGAAACAGCCATTCCCCGCTAAGGTCGCCCCTGTAGGCACGTAACGACTCGTACAGGCGATCGCAAATAAAAGCTTGCCTGGTTTCGCGGGTACCGTCTGGCGCTGCCTTGCGAGTGCTGGCGCGGAACGTGATTTCCTTGAGCGGTTCGCGGGTACCGCTAAAGCAAACGTACACATCGCAGACCTTAAGCTGACAGATCGCCCCAAAGCGTTCGCCCGTGTACCTGGCAATCTGGAAAAAGAGCTTGTGAGCGGGTGACTTCAGATGTCGGTAGATGCGATCGAGTTCCGTATCGCGCAAAATTTCCGCTTGACCGTTCCTGTTATTTTTGCCCATGCCAACCTCTCACTTTTCCTGCTATAGAACGTAAAAGTGAGAGGTTTTTTTAACGTCTCACTCCCAGGTATACCCCAAGCGATATACCCCGTCAAGCTTTCATCCCAAAACGGAACCTCTCAGTTTTACCTAAAAGTGAGAGGTTTACCCCATTACCTTTGCACCTTTATATTGCTAATCAATGGTATTGACAAGCTCGGTACAATTGGCGGCCAATCTGCCAAACATGGCCGCGCCCAAAAACACGAAACCCCTCAACTACGCCCAATGGCAGGATCGATCGCAGACTTCGCATACACCGATGATGACGGACAGCAATGGCTGATACGCATCGATAGGAGCAACGCACTGATTGAAGGGACGGGTTTCACGCTGCTTAGCGAAGATGATAAGGATTTGTCATTCTTACCCAGAAATGTCAAACCCCGTTTCGTCTCGTTCAGGCACTTGACGCGGCCTACCAAGCGTCGCATCTACTGCGCTAACACGGACGCGGACATTTGGCGCGGCAACAAAACCGCGATCGAGCTAGTTGACTACCAGGACAACTCCGTACAAACGTTTGTAGCGATGTCGCGGACGGCTGAAAAAGCCAAATACCGAGCCAACCTTACAGACACTTACCTTAACGACAACCCCTAAAACTAATGGCAACAGCAAAGTACAAGTACCAGACCAACGCTGGAAACGTGTTTTACTGCCGTACCGACTCCGATAGCGAGGTGGCCGGAATTCGCGGCGCCGAACCCGCTGGCGCGCAAACCGAGTACATGACTTTTGAGTTCTCCAAAAACTCGAAGCAGGTCGGATGCAGGCCGCGATCGGCAATACTCAGGCGCGAGTATGTTGGCGGCGCGGCAGCGGCAGACAGTTGTATAGACACTTCCGGTTCTCGCAACAAATACGTCATCGTCCTGACCTCCGCTCATTACGACTCGTTGCAGATCGGCACGGCAGTCAGCGTCAACGGCATCAACTACACGGTAGCAGGCAAACGCAGGGAGGAAATGAGATAATCCTATGGCTAGAGGCGTAAATTTTGAAGATACGATCTACACGCTCGATGACGGGCTGGCAATGCTGGCTCGCATGGATAAGAACTGGGTAACCGCCGATCGCGCTGGCGTGATCGCTCCAGGAACGGGAACCCTGATCGACGCGCACGTTAAAATTAGTTCCAATCGCAATCAATACGGCATCCACCCCCGTTATGTGAACCTCTATCGCGAATTGGGAGCGGCAGGCGATGCCTGCGTCTTGCAAAACGCTAACAAGTCGATGAAGCTGGTAATTCTTTCTAAGGAAAGGTTCGACGAACTCGTAGTATACACTGCCGCTACTGCCAGCAATGCCAACAGCAAAATCACGCTGTCTCACAAACCTGGCGGCGGCGGTACCGTAGAATGGCGCGTAGGTAGTAAAGTCCCCGAAAAACGGGTGTAAGCCAGTGGCTGAGGGAATCTGTCTTTACGGCGGTCGCAAGAAAGCAGGGGCACCCGATGAGTTCTCGGTCGATACGGGAGTGGGATGCTACCTGTTTGGACTGGAACATTACTTTTGCAAGTACTTGGATGCAGTCTTCCTCGAAAAAGGCACCGCCTTAAAGTCAATCATCCAGAAGTTAATAAAAAAGGTAGTCAAAGATGTTATAGACGGCAATATCAATACGGCTAAATTCTGTGAGACTCCCCCGTCGATAGAGTTCTCAGAAATCAACTACGTTGACGTGTTTCTGTGCTTCTATTACGGCAACTGCTTAGTACTCCAGCAAAAGATTGCCGAACTCTATCGGTATCAAAAATGGTACGAGTACTGCGAGTGCATCCCCAACAAGCCGGATACAACGCCACCTACCCCCGATCCAAACGAGCCAGACTTACCTCCCAACCCCCCTCCCCCTTTGGGCGGCTGTGGTGCCTGCTTTAATTACTGGCTATCGGTGTTTGAGACTCAGACTGCTCAGAACGTGCAGAAGCTCAATAATTACCGAGATTTCTCAATATCGCAGGGGTTTGAGAGCCGTATAAGAAAAACTTATCGGTCATTTCCCGAACCTCCAGCCCCAGGGTCTTCTAGATGGCTAAGGTTAACCTGTAGTGGTGAAAATGCAACTAATTGCACTTGCTGGTACAGGATTATCAGTGATGTAGGGGGGTTTGTCGAATGCCGACCCCCTGGTACTCAAGCATGGGGTGGATGCCCCGTTGCACCAACAGACGGCAACTACTCCAGTCAGACGATTTTGAGGAGTTATTATTCATGGCGCGAGACTGGTTGCTTTGATAACACCCCCCCTCAAGGACCGATCGAAATACCCGACAACTTCCCCAATTTTTGCAAACAGTTCCCCTATCTGTGCAAAAAGAAAAAGCGGAATCCTAAATGCTGTAACTGCTGTAACTCTCAATGGTTGAAAAATCCCAATGGCCTGTATTTGCCCTCAAGGTACAAAATCTGACCAGACCTTAGATGTAGTTGAAATCGTCAAAACCCGCATTATCGAGGTTGAAGAGCCTGAAGAGGGTCTGTATTATCGCGGGATTGGCGTTGAGGTATTGGATTTTCCCGATTGGGGCGGCAAGCGCTTTAACTACGACACAGAAGTTCCCTTAGAACGCTTGTACGATGTCGGTTTCATCTCCTTCAGCACTTCCAAGGATTACTTCCTGCCGGAGATGGAATTGATGTGGAACAAAAACTACTTCTTTCTGCCGGAGGGAACCGTACAGATTTACCTGTGGCTGTATCCAGACATCACCGTCGATCTGCGCTACGACATCTGGGAGTGCCCAGAAGAAGAAGCTACGCCCCCGGGCGCGGGTGGCGATAACCCTGGCACGGGCGGCGATAACCCTGGCAGCGGCGGTAACGACACCAGCGGCGGCGGCGATTCGCCTGGTAGTGGCGGGTAAGTATGCGCTGACGCGCTAGGAGGAAACGTGAAAGCATTGATAGCTCAACAATCTACCCCTACAAATCAACCACCGTCGCCTTCGCTTTCTAATTGGGCTGAAGGTGCTGTCATCCTGGCGGCGATCGCTTACCTGATTAGGACTGTCGTACCCAGCTTGTTTAGCAGTTGGCTCAAGCGTAGCGAACTGGAGTCGCAGCACGACATAAACAGCGAGGCCGTCACGCTCTCTACTGTTCTAACCACCCTTACCAAAATGCAGGATGCGGTGTTAACGCAACAAAACACGCTCATTACCAATCTCCTCAACAAGCACCAAATTGCGATCGAAGACATCGAGCTAGCTAAAGCCATCAATTCTCAAAACCAGATTTTTAAGACTCTAATTGAGAATCAACAGGAAATCCTCAAATGCGTGCGGGAACTTAGTTTGAATCAAGAACAAGATTCAAATCAAAATTAGCTGGGGTTTCTTTCTAATCGGGTTTGGCTGGCAAACGCACATATGTGGTTGTCCTTCTTTTTCTTGCAAGGACATATTTGGCACGCCCTGCAAGCCGCAGGCTTCGACTTCCGTGTAGGTAAAGTAGTTTCACCCAGTTCAAATCCAGGCTATTAGGGACTTGTTGAACTCACGTACTTATTAGAGATCGTAAGGTGGGCGATGCCCACCCTACCCATAGCTTATTAATAGTAAGTACTAATAGTGAACTTGGCTTGTAGTTAAAGAATTCAGTTTAAATGCAATAAGGAGGATATATGCCAACAAAGATTGGACTTTTCTTTGGCACCACTACTGGGAAAACCGAGTACGTCGCAGAAATGATTCAAAAGGAATTCAACGGTACCCAGATCGACCTTAACGATGTATCCAAGGTATCAGCATCAGATCTGACAGCATATGATTGCTTGATTATCGGTTGTCCCACCTGGAATATTGGCGAGTTGCAAAGCGATTGGGAAGGTCTAT includes:
- a CDS encoding tyrosine-type recombinase/integrase, with translation MGKNNRNGQAEILRDTELDRIYRHLKSPAHKLFFQIARYTGERFGAICQLKVCDVYVCFSGTREPLKEITFRASTRKAAPDGTRETRQAFICDRLYESLRAYRGDLSGEWLFPSRIHEGLPITWSAADKWLRTAVEKAGMEHRGISGHSLRRSFITQLYRHGMDLHAIQQITGHKDLQVVQRYIGIDPLKLRDSLNKVFA